Proteins co-encoded in one Capsicum annuum cultivar UCD-10X-F1 chromosome 9, UCD10Xv1.1, whole genome shotgun sequence genomic window:
- the LOC124887034 gene encoding uncharacterized protein LOC124887034 has product MSKVAKVDQRVKEYLEEAGYEKWARCHSPVKPAGSYLHCVYDSGWRYIVDIERGTCNCGRYQIDEIPCPHGIAVLKSKNMDLKDYGPYCSELYKPQTIEKAYELPIVPMSDKKDWNVPCFVDDEEVSPPKYRRSPGRPKKGRHLKSSESLSSNSNRCSKCGRTDHNRRTCGFFPKESL; this is encoded by the exons atgtcAAAGGTTGCTAAGGTTGATCAAAGAGTTAAGGAATATTTGGAGGAAGCTGGGTATGAAAAATGGGCTCGGTGTCACTCTCCT GTTAAACCAGCAGGAAGTTATCTTCATTGTGTGTATGATTCGGGATGGAGGTACATTGTAGATATTGAGCGTGGCACGTGCAATTGTGGCAgatatcaaattgatgaaataccttgtccacatggaATTGCcgtattaaaaagtaaaaatatggatCTAAAGGATTATGGTCCTTATTGCTCTGAATTGTATAAGCCACAAACCATAGAGAAGGCATATGAACTTCCGATAGTTCCAATGTCAGACAAGAAGGATTGGAATGTTCCATGttttgttgatgatgaagaagTTTCGCCGCCCAAATATCGAAGATCTCCTGGCAGGCCAAAAAAAGGAAGGCATCTGAAATCAAGTGAATCATTGTCTTCAAATTCAAACCGCTGCAGTAAATGCGGAAGAACCGATCACAATCGTAGGACTTGTGGTTTCTTTCCAAAGGAATCATTATGA